From a region of the Constantimarinum furrinae genome:
- a CDS encoding efflux RND transporter periplasmic adaptor subunit: MKNLSKYTVIGLLAMLLGLTSCRDSLLKSVENNEGNPETEKSHTEGEAEEVVLTAKQFDALQMKVDTLQKRNMSGYVEANGQLEVPPQNEATITTVVGANVVSIEVIEGDKVNKGQTVAYLSHPNIIEKQTDYLNAFSNSQFLKKEFERQKTLYDAGIGSGANFQKAEAEYEASRSLVKGLEAQLQQLNVSASGVRNGTIYQRVALQSPIEGFVQKVEVKTGQFVEPQTDLMDIVDTHHVHADLMVFEKDVFMVKVGQKVVFNVQSIPGKELTAEIYSVGKTFEQNPKAIHVHAEIENKEGNLIPGMYIQGRIQTENNKKLAIPESAIAADGNRFFVFSAKKEGNDWAFTPNEVIKGAQDGEWVPIDFLTEQRKNAKYALNNAYYLMAEMKKGEAEHSH; this comes from the coding sequence ATGAAAAATCTATCTAAATACACAGTCATCGGCTTACTGGCTATGCTCTTAGGGTTGACCTCATGTAGAGACTCTTTATTAAAGTCAGTAGAAAACAATGAGGGAAATCCTGAAACGGAAAAATCTCACACCGAAGGCGAAGCTGAAGAGGTGGTGCTTACTGCCAAACAGTTCGATGCATTACAAATGAAGGTCGACACCTTACAAAAAAGAAATATGAGCGGATATGTAGAGGCCAATGGTCAGTTAGAAGTCCCACCGCAGAACGAGGCAACAATTACAACAGTAGTAGGTGCAAATGTAGTTTCCATCGAGGTTATCGAGGGTGATAAAGTCAATAAAGGGCAAACGGTCGCTTACCTCTCACATCCCAACATCATCGAGAAACAGACGGATTACCTAAATGCCTTCAGTAATAGTCAATTTCTAAAGAAAGAATTTGAACGACAAAAAACCCTCTATGATGCAGGCATAGGAAGTGGCGCAAATTTTCAAAAGGCAGAAGCCGAATATGAAGCATCCCGAAGTTTGGTGAAAGGTCTTGAAGCCCAACTTCAACAACTAAACGTTAGTGCATCGGGCGTAAGAAATGGAACGATATACCAGCGTGTTGCACTGCAAAGTCCCATTGAAGGATTTGTTCAAAAGGTTGAGGTCAAAACAGGGCAGTTTGTAGAACCACAGACCGACCTAATGGATATCGTGGATACCCATCACGTTCACGCAGATCTTATGGTTTTTGAAAAAGATGTCTTTATGGTCAAGGTAGGGCAAAAAGTCGTTTTTAATGTTCAATCCATTCCAGGGAAGGAACTTACCGCTGAAATCTATTCCGTTGGAAAGACTTTTGAGCAGAACCCAAAAGCGATACATGTTCACGCAGAAATTGAGAATAAGGAAGGCAACTTGATACCCGGAATGTACATTCAGGGACGCATCCAAACGGAAAACAATAAGAAATTGGCTATACCCGAAAGTGCCATAGCCGCTGACGGCAACCGATTTTTTGTGTTTTCGGCTAAAAAGGAAGGAAATGATTGGGCTTTTACACCTAACGAAGTAATAAAGGGGGCTCAAGATGGGGAATGGGTTCCCATTGATTTTCTAACGGAACAAAGAAAGAATGCCAAATATGCCTTGA